The Ananas comosus cultivar F153 linkage group 7, ASM154086v1, whole genome shotgun sequence genome has a window encoding:
- the LOC109712921 gene encoding protein SAAL1, producing the protein MAPSPPQEEAEREKEEEEAEEEEEEEEEEEEGEEAPSHLPFAPSSELFDISTTVDPSYIISRIRLLLPRDTKKQEESQESSAKLDLGEERNGGFDDGQSGLSETIDPWEECGCVLWDLAASKTQAEVMVNNLVLEVLLANLHVSKSFRVKEICLGIIGNLACHEVVTNAIISQNGLIETVVEQLFLDDSSCLLETFRLLAVALQGSAFASWAEALLPDQIILRILWIVGNTMNSTLFEKCIDFLLTVVDNEEVASMLLQPLMKLGLLDVVVSLLTCEIEKSGGDAKLERSDVLNQLLRLIEALSAVDICSQVMSSNEQLLNLVCGIVKLPDKFEAASSCISAVMILANLLPDGKHLILGLSKDFHFLQGLFDILPLVSDDSQARNALWCTLARLLIQIDDNNSSTDLHQFASIFLEKASLIEEDLESHSMDKLDEDVNSSAYVKLYGVTTSLSKIAGIMEKWITGKASLSGKDVSETHGAVRKAQKFVDYCRNYGL; encoded by the exons ATGGCGCCTAGCCCACCCCAAGAAGAAGCGGagagggaaaaagaagaagaggaggcggaggaggaggaggaagaggaggaggaggaagaggagggagaagaagctCCTTCACATCTCCCCTTCGCTCCATCTTCTGAG CTATTTGACATATCAACAACAGTTGATCCCAGCTATATAATCTCTCGCATTCGACTGCTCTTGCCTCGTGATACGAAGAAACAGGAAGAGTCTCAG GAGAGCAGTGCCAAGCTGGATTTGGGAGAAGAAAGAAATGGTGGTTTTGATGATGGGCAGTCTGGACTTTCAGAAACTATAGACCCTTGGGAAGAATGTGGCTGTGTCCTATGGGATCTAGCGGCTAGCAAAACTCAGGCTGAAGTTATG GTGAACAATCTTGTGCTTGAAGTGCTTTTAGCGAATCTTCATGTCTCAAAATCTTTCCGAGTGAAG GAAATTTGCTTGGGAATTATTGGGAACCTAGCTTGTCATGAAGTCGTAACGAatgcaataatttctcaaaaTGGCCTGATTGAAACAGTTGTTGAGCAGTTGTTTCTAGATGACTCTTCTTGTCTTTTGGAAACATTCAG GCTACTTGCTGTGGCTCTTCAAGGAAGTGCATTTGCTTCTTGGGCTGAAGCTCTCTTACCTGATCAGATTATTCTTCGAATCTTATGGATTGTTGGGAACACAATGAATTCCACATTATTCGAAAAG TGCATAGACTTTTTGTTAACTGTGGTTGATAATGAAGAAGTAGCAAGTATGCTTCTTCAACCTTTGATGAAGTTGGGATTGCTGGATGTTGTTGTCAGTCTATTAACATGTGAGATTGAAAAATCGGGAGGTGACGCCAAGCTTGAAAG GTCTGATGTTCTTAATCAGCTTCTTCGCTTAATTGAAGCACTCTCCGCTGTAGACATTTGTTCACAAGTAATGTCTTCAAATGAGCAACTACTTAATTTGGTCTGTGGCATAGTCAAGCTACCTGATAAATTTGAG GCAGCGAGCTCCTgcatttctgcagtaatgataTTGGCAAATCTTTTACCTGATGGGAAGCATCTAATCCTAGGCCTTTCAAAAG ATTTTCACTTCCTCCAAGGCTTGTTCGATATCTTACCTTTAGTTTCCGATGATTCCCAAGCTCGAAATGCACTATGGTGTACCCTAGCAAGATTGTTGATTCAAATAGATGATAATAATAGTTCGACAGATCTACACCAGTTTGCATCGATTTTCTTAGAAAAGGCCAGCCTTATTGAAGAAGATCTCGAAAGCCATTCAATGGATAAATTGGACGAAGACGTAAACTCTAGCGCTTATGTGAAGTTATATGGAGTTACTACATCT CTTAGCAAAATTGCTGGTATTATGGAGAAATGGATAACGGGGAAGGCGAGCTTATCGGGAAAAGATGTTTCAGAGACTCATGGTGCGGTCCGAAAGGCTCAAAAGTTCGTCGACTACTGTAGAAACTATGGCTTGTAG
- the LOC109712428 gene encoding uncharacterized protein LOC109712428: MDYSLAALKLFCCHLNDVQPSSSSSSSSSSSAAAMTLFGILFQRAWLQGVLLSGHGDGRFLLDDGSGVVELSLSPESHPQEWKKGMYVMVVGPFTALQSANALPLIKVHKIVDLSPYPDREAMWHLEVIEACKLFYLRSLE, from the exons ATGGACTACAGTCTGGCGGCGCTGAAGCTATTCTGCTGCCACCTGAACGACGTGCagccttcctcctcttcttcctcttcttcttcctcctccgccgccgccatgaCCCTCTTCGGCATCCTCTTCCAACGCGCCTGGCTAcag GGCGTCCTCCTCTCCGGCCACGGCGACGGCCGCTTCCTCCTCGACGACGGCTCCGGCGTCGTCgagctctccctctcccccgaATCCCACCCTCAGGAGTGGAAAAAGG GTATGTATGTGATGGTTGTGGGACCGTTCACCGCCCTTCAATCTGCTAATGCTCTGCCCCTCATCAAG GTCCACAAAATTGTCGATCTCTCACCATACCCTGACCGAGAAGCAATGTGGCATCTGGAAGTCATCGAGGCGTGTAAATTGTTTTACCTGCGTTCACTCGAATGA
- the LOC109713021 gene encoding glycosyltransferase family protein 64 protein C5 codes for MGWRVMWRRMLRSPAAVFLVSSFFLLGSVALLFAWLTFSPFPKPLPVSSKSSSSAAAMASSSSSSSSSSSLGCRPDGEGSWAIGVFFGDSPFSLEPIELWNEWRNESAAWPAANPVVTCASVSEAGFPSNFVADPFLFIKGDTFYLFFETKNSVTLQGDIGVAVSKDNGATWEQLGIVLDEEWHLSYPYIFSYQDQIYMMPEGSKKGDLRLYRALEFPLKWKLAKVILKRPLIDSFIIYYDGYHWLFGSDFSFFGAKKNGELEIWYSTSPLGPWKPHKQNPVHNIDKTLGARNAGRPFIYNGSLYRIGQDCGGTYGRSIRLFRIQVLTTDRYEEIEVPLGLERPRKGRNAWNGARTHHLDAQQLKSGKWVAVMDGDRVPSGDSVKRLFIGYAAFGAAIILVILTGVLLSAIKCILPLSRCLPILGKRSDVFQAEPRVFLYLKLGWFFNHVNKLSSPLHGRINTKTCRGLLVLSIIFVTLVALTCIGTHYVYGGNGSEEGYMVKGHYSQFTMLTMTYDARLWNLKMFVKHYSRCSSVKEIVVVWNRGQPPKENDFDSAVPIRIRVEKRNSLNNRFNIDPLIKTRAVFELDDDIMMTCDDLERGFKVWRENPDRIVGFYPRLADGSPLEYHDENYARRKGGYNMILTGAAFIDHKLAFERYWSEGAKVGREMVDKQFNCEDVLLNFLYVNASSLDRTVEYVKPSWAIDTSKFSGVAISKNTKAHYHVRSECIRRFSEIYGNLAANKWGFSSRRDGWDL; via the exons aTGGGGTGGAGGGTGATGTGGCGGCGGATGCTACGATCCCCCGCCGCGGTGTTCCTcgtctcctccttcttcctcctcggaTCCGTCGCGCTCCTCTTCGCTTGGCTCACCTTCTCCCCCTTCCCCAAACCCCTCCCCgtctcctccaaatcctcctcctcggcggcggccatggcgtcttcttcttcttcttcttcttcctcctcctctttagGTTGCCGCCCCGATGGCGAGGGCTCTTGGGCCATTGGCGTCTTCTTCGGCGACTCGCCCTTCTCCCTCGAGCCCATCGAACTC TGGAATGAGTGGAGGAACGAGAGCGCAGCGTGGCCGGCTGCGAACCCGGTCGTCACCTGCGCCTCTGTCTCGGAGGCCGGATTCCCCAGCAACTTCGTCGCCGATCCCTTCCTCTTCATCAAG GGAGatactttttatttgttttttgagACCAAGAATTCCGTCACATTGCAAGGAGACATAGGGGTTGCTGTGAGCAAGGACAATGGTGCGACATGGGAGCAACTGGGTATAGTGCTAGATGAAGAATGGCATCTCTCTTATCCATATATATTCAGCTACCAGGACCAA ATCTACATGATGCCGGAAGGCAGTAAGAAGGGAGATCTCCGTCTCTACCGTGCATTGGAATTTCCACTCAAATGGAAACTAGCGAAGGTCATTTTGAAGAGACCCCTTATTGATTCATTCATTATATATTATGATGGCTATCATTGGCTTTTTGGATCGgatttcagtttttttggtGCCAAAAAGAATGGAGAGCTTGAAATCTGGTACAGTACCTCACCTCTCGGTCCCTGGAAACCGCACAAACAAAACCCAGTTCATAATATTGATAAAACCTTAGGTGCCAGAAATGCAGGCCGGCCATTTATATACAATGGAAGCCTCTATCGAATTGGGCAAGACTGCGGTGGCACATATGGACGGAGTATCCGTCTATTCAGAATTCAAGTCCTCACAACTGACAGATATGAGGAAATTGAAGTCCCACTCGGTCTGGAAAGGCCCCGTAAGGGTCGAAATGCATGGAACGGTGCCCGAACCCATCACTTAGATGCTCAACAGCTTAAATCAGGTAAATGGGTTGCGGTAATGGATGGTGATCGAGTGCCCTCAGGCGATTCAGTTAAAAGGCTCTTTATAGGATACGCAGCATTTGGGGCCGCAATAATTCTTGTTATTTTAACAGGCGTGCTTTTGAGTGCAATAAAGTGCATTTTGCCCCTCAGTCGGTGCCTTCCTATTTTAGGAAAGCGAAGTGATGTTTTTCAGGCAGAGCCACGGGTTTTCCTCTACTTGAAACTTGGCTGGTTTTTTAACCATGTAAATAAGCTAAGCTCTCCTCTTCATGGAAGAATCAACACTAAAACTTGTAGAGGGCTGTTGGTTTTAAGtattatatttgtaactttagTTGCTTTGACTTGTATTGGCACTCATTATGTCTACGGCGGCAATGGTTCTGAGGAGGGTTATATGGTTAAGGGGCACTACTCACAGTTCACCATGTTAACCATGACTTACGACGCTCGCCTTTGGAACTTAAAGATGTTCGTGAAGCATTACTCTCGATGCTCTTCGGTGAAAGAGATAGTGGTGGTGTGGAACAGAGGTCAACCCCCAAAAGAGAACGACTTTGACTCTGCCGTGCCTATAAGGATCAGAGTGGAGAAGAGGAACTCTTTGAATAACAGGTTTAACATAGACCCGCTGATAAAGACTCGAGCTGTTTTCGAGCTCGATGATGACATCATGATGACATGTGATGATTTGGAGCGCGGATTCAAAGTATGGCGGGAGAATCCCGATAGAATTGTTGGTTTTTATCCACGCCTTGCTGATGGGAGCCCATTGGAATACCACGACGAGAATTATGCGCGAAGGAAAGGGGGCTATAATATGATATTAACAGGGGCGGCGTTCATTGATCATAAATTGGCATTTgagaggtattggagcgagggGGCGAAGGTGGGAAGGGAGATGGTCGATAAACAGTTTAACTGTGAGGATGTGCTTTTGAACTTCTTGTATGTGAATGCTAGTTCATTGGATAGGACAGTAGAGTATGTGAAGCCTTCGTGGGCAATCGACACATCAAAGTTTTCTGGTGTAGCCATTAGTAAGAATACAAAAGCGCATTACCATGTTAGGAGTGAGTGCATTCGTCGGTTCTCGGAGATATATGGGAACTTGGCTGCCAATAAATGGGGTTTTAGCAGTAGGAGAGATGGTTGGGATTTGTAA
- the LOC109712377 gene encoding uncharacterized protein LOC109712377 — protein sequence MAAVMCSPFAAAARRAPSQRRRREGAAVFVWWGEGGEEDNERVEPAGEALCEAPPQLLLPPLLPVLLLVGLTPILEILRFWKLKDRESSIVDCLFLLDGGEASGGLDDYSNSVVYTNPTVMKKLSGMQSVDSTEAIAVMKMPKSFYDLESDREEMAFLSSFNSPYRILVLDGIQDPGNLGTLIRTACAFNWDGIYLLPGCCDPFNEKALRAARGASFQLPIVSGNWSHLMTLKTEFDMKMLAGHPENNDDGSKSISLLSQELADTFAGKPLCLVLGSEGNGLSKETLENCDLVSIPMEGMFESLNVSVAGGIFLFMLRPVHER from the exons ATGGCGGCGGTGATGTGCTCTccgttcgccgccgccgcgcgccgcgcgccgtcgcagcggcggcggcgggagggaGCCGCAGTTTTCGTTTGGTGGGgggaaggaggagaggaggatAACGAGCGTGTCGAACCCGCTGGTGAAGCACTGTGTGAGGCTCCGCCTCAGCTCCTCCTACCGCCGCTCCTCCCCGTCCTTCTCCTCGTCGGCCTCACCCCCATCTT GGAGATACTCAGATTCTGGAAATTGAAGGACCGTGAGTCCTCTATAGTGGATTGTTTGTTTCTGTTAGATGGTGGCGAGGCTTCTGGAGGACTCGATGATTATTCAAATTCTGTTGTGTACACAAATCCTACTGTTATGAAGAAACTTTCTGGAATGCAATCTGTTGACTCGACTGAAGCAATTGCTGTTATGAAGATGCCTAAGAGCTTCTATGACCTCGAAAGTGATCGAGAAGAAATGGCCTTTCTTAGCTCGTTCAATTCTCCTTATCGTATCTTAGTCCTCGATGGAATTCAG GACCCTGGCAATCTTGGCACATTGATACGAACAGCTTGTGCTTTCAATTGG GATGGCATCTATCTTCTTCCTGGTTGCTGTGATCCTTTTAATGAGAAAGCTCTTCGAGCAGCTCGTGGAGCCTCTTTTCAGCTCCCTATTGTCTCTGGCAACTGGTCTCATCTAATGACTTTAAAAACCGAATTTGATATGAAGATGTTGGCAGGTCATCCGGAAAATAATGATGATGGTTCTAAGAGTATTTCCCTGCTATCTCAAGAACTAGCAGATACATTTGCCGGTAAGCCTCTGTGCTTGGTTTTAGGCAGTGAGGGCAACGGCCTGTCCAAAGAAACCTTAGAAAACTGTGATCTAGTCAGCATTCCTATGGAAGGTATGTTCGAATCGCTTAATGTTTCAGTTGCCGGTGGCATCTTCTTGTTTATGTTACGGCCTGTACATGAAAGATAG